One window from the genome of Candidatus Rickettsiella isopodorum encodes:
- a CDS encoding ComEA family DNA-binding protein, giving the protein MDIYSSLLTTLLASIITTPVLATTSPFISHNNTVLTSSPAKTLSNSVSALVNINTADEETLAAELKGIGLKRAKAILAYRNEHGPFQSIDDLIKIKGISKRIVDQNREKITV; this is encoded by the coding sequence ATGGATATTTATTCTTCTTTATTGACTACTTTGCTAGCGTCAATTATAACTACACCAGTTTTAGCAACTACCAGCCCTTTTATTTCGCATAATAATACCGTGTTAACTTCTTCCCCTGCAAAAACACTATCTAATTCAGTTTCAGCACTGGTTAATATTAATACAGCGGATGAAGAGACCTTAGCAGCAGAATTAAAAGGCATTGGTTTAAAACGTGCTAAGGCAATTCTTGCTTATCGTAATGAGCATGGACCCTTTCAATCTATTGATGATTTGATAAAAATCAAAGGAATAAGTAAAAGAATAGTGGATCAAAATCGCGAAAAAATAACTGTTTAA
- the recA gene encoding recombinase RecA: MSDASNSREKALKMALSQIKKQHGEGAVMRLGDSSQVSVDVISTGSLGLDIALGIGGLPRGRIIEIYGPESSGKTTLTLQTIAECQKIGGVAAFVDAEHALDANYAERLGVKKDELLVSQPDTGEQALEIVDMLVRSNAIDIIVVDSVAALTPRAEIEGEMGDSHMGLQARLMSQALRKLAGNIKRSNTLVIFINQIRMKIGVMFGNPETTTGGNALKFYASVRLDIRRTGSIKKGDEVIGNETRVKVVKNKVAPPFRQAEFEILYNQGICHLGEIVDLGVTNGLIDKAGAWYSYQGERIGQGKDNAKQFLKDRTEIFQKLETEIRKKLINKPSENNLSEVSELETEIVE, translated from the coding sequence ATGAGTGATGCAAGTAATTCACGAGAAAAAGCCCTTAAAATGGCATTAAGTCAGATTAAAAAACAACACGGGGAAGGTGCTGTTATGCGCCTAGGTGATTCTAGCCAGGTTTCTGTCGATGTAATCTCTACAGGTTCTTTAGGCTTAGATATCGCTTTAGGGATAGGTGGATTACCACGCGGACGCATCATCGAAATCTATGGGCCTGAATCTTCTGGTAAAACGACACTTACCCTGCAAACGATTGCCGAATGTCAAAAAATAGGAGGGGTCGCGGCATTTGTTGACGCCGAACACGCGCTTGACGCTAATTACGCCGAGAGATTAGGTGTAAAAAAAGATGAGCTTCTAGTTTCTCAACCTGACACAGGAGAACAAGCACTAGAAATTGTTGATATGTTAGTCCGCTCTAATGCAATCGATATCATCGTGGTAGACTCTGTTGCGGCACTAACTCCTCGAGCCGAAATTGAGGGAGAAATGGGTGATTCGCATATGGGTTTACAAGCCCGTTTAATGTCACAAGCTTTACGTAAACTGGCAGGAAATATTAAGCGCTCCAACACTCTTGTTATCTTTATTAATCAAATCCGTATGAAAATTGGGGTTATGTTTGGTAATCCTGAAACAACAACAGGCGGCAATGCACTAAAGTTTTACGCGTCAGTACGTCTTGATATACGTCGCACGGGTTCCATCAAAAAAGGTGATGAAGTCATAGGTAATGAAACTCGAGTCAAAGTAGTAAAAAACAAAGTTGCTCCTCCATTTAGGCAAGCTGAGTTTGAAATTCTTTATAATCAAGGAATTTGTCACCTAGGAGAAATTGTTGATCTCGGTGTAACGAATGGATTAATCGATAAAGCAGGGGCTTGGTATAGTTATCAAGGTGAACGAATTGGTCAAGGAAAAGATAATGCGAAGCAATTTTTGAAAGATCGTACTGAAATTTTTCAAAAACTAGAAACGGAGATTCGAAAAAAATTAATCAACAAACCTTCTGAAAATAATCTGTCTGAAGTGTCAGAACTGGAAACTGAAATTGTTGAGTAA
- a CDS encoding regulatory protein RecX, with amino-acid sequence MLYDAVLEIDKNIYQIALDHLARREHTRFTLREKLVKKGFLHQSIGAVLDILTQQGFLNEVRFCETFIQKRIRQGYGPIRITTECHQYGISNDIIFSQLPQDEEFWLTIIQKTLQKKFRPSCLLKEQSRQIRYLQYRGFKLSQIKASLKIYLHQTK; translated from the coding sequence ATGTTATATGATGCTGTCTTAGAAATTGACAAAAATATCTATCAAATTGCTTTGGACCATTTAGCAAGAAGAGAGCATACTCGCTTTACGCTTCGAGAGAAATTGGTGAAAAAAGGATTTCTGCATCAATCGATAGGAGCTGTTTTAGACATTTTAACTCAACAAGGATTTTTAAACGAAGTACGTTTTTGTGAAACATTTATTCAAAAACGCATAAGGCAAGGATATGGGCCTATACGGATCACTACCGAATGTCATCAATATGGTATAAGTAATGATATTATTTTTTCTCAACTTCCCCAAGATGAAGAATTTTGGTTAACCATTATTCAAAAGACTCTGCAAAAAAAGTTTAGGCCTAGTTGTCTCCTAAAAGAACAGTCACGTCAAATACGTTATCTTCAATATCGTGGCTTTAAACTTAGTCAGATAAAAGCATCGCTAAAAATTTATCTTCATCAGACAAAATAA
- a CDS encoding M3 family metallopeptidase, giving the protein MMNALPKFNEINPKNIVRELDNLLDNNRSELAQLLAEVTPLDWSFIQKLDDLDDRLQQFWSPINHLYAVKQTSGLRYAYNECLPKLSAYSSELNQNYALYQSIKNLANSDYQFNYAQEKCLHNELRDFHLGGVDLPKTQQKRFQDIQTQLSQLSNQFEENLLDTTAEWSKHISDRSTLKGVPAYVIANAEKIAQEKKLTGFLITLDYPSYFPILTYADNRALRESIYKAHITRASELSNLAFDNSQVMFNILNLRHELSQILGFKNYAQKSLALNKMAKNPEDVLEFLQGLLAYAQLKAKEEWKELSTFAQSRDQIETLQAWDILYYREKLQEKKFGICDDTLRCYFPVDKVLSGLFNLIERLFGMQIKEIKGVEIWDPQVRFFAITDNQQQLRGQFYLDLYARPEKREGAWMDDYQSRRRLNNNDIQTPIAFLTCNFSPPIDLTQTPLLTHEEVLTLFHEFGHGLQHMLTIIDYSAVSGINGVAWDAVELPSQFLEYFVWEKLVLDQISSHYKTGKTLPETLIIKMREAKNFQAGLQLLRQLELSLFDFRVHLEFDPAKGYEQIQDLLDSIRKQIDIISIATFNRFQHGFSHIFAGGYAAGYYSYLWAEVLACDAFAKFQEDGIFNEETGKAFLHTILEQGGAIDAIELFKKFRGREPKIQAFLKNLDLNY; this is encoded by the coding sequence ATGATGAATGCATTACCTAAATTTAATGAAATTAATCCAAAAAATATAGTCAGAGAATTAGATAATCTACTTGACAATAATCGATCTGAATTAGCCCAACTATTAGCTGAAGTTACTCCTCTTGATTGGAGTTTTATTCAGAAATTAGATGATTTGGATGACCGACTTCAGCAATTTTGGTCTCCAATCAACCATTTATATGCCGTCAAACAAACCTCTGGTTTACGCTATGCCTATAACGAATGTCTTCCCAAATTAAGTGCCTATAGTTCCGAATTAAATCAAAATTATGCTCTTTATCAATCCATTAAAAATTTAGCTAATAGTGATTATCAATTCAATTATGCACAAGAAAAATGTCTACATAACGAATTACGAGATTTTCATTTAGGTGGTGTCGATTTACCCAAAACTCAGCAAAAAAGATTTCAAGACATTCAAACTCAATTATCCCAATTATCGAATCAATTTGAAGAAAATTTACTGGATACTACAGCGGAATGGTCAAAACACATTAGCGATAGATCCACGTTAAAAGGAGTCCCCGCTTATGTCATCGCAAACGCTGAAAAAATCGCACAAGAAAAAAAACTAACCGGCTTTTTAATTACTCTAGATTATCCGTCTTATTTTCCTATATTAACCTATGCTGATAACCGAGCTTTACGTGAATCAATATATAAAGCTCATATTACCCGAGCTTCTGAGCTCAGTAATCTAGCCTTTGATAATAGCCAAGTAATGTTCAATATACTTAATTTACGCCATGAATTAAGTCAAATACTTGGCTTTAAAAATTATGCTCAAAAAAGTTTAGCTTTGAATAAAATGGCAAAAAACCCTGAAGATGTACTTGAGTTTTTACAGGGGCTACTCGCCTATGCACAACTCAAAGCAAAAGAAGAATGGAAAGAGCTTTCTACTTTTGCACAATCTCGAGATCAAATTGAAACTCTACAGGCTTGGGATATTTTATATTATCGTGAAAAATTACAAGAAAAAAAATTTGGTATTTGTGATGATACCCTACGCTGTTATTTTCCTGTCGATAAAGTCCTTTCGGGACTTTTTAACTTAATTGAACGTTTATTTGGGATGCAAATTAAAGAAATTAAAGGTGTGGAGATTTGGGATCCACAGGTTCGTTTTTTCGCCATTACAGATAATCAACAACAATTACGAGGGCAGTTTTATTTAGATCTGTATGCAAGACCAGAGAAACGTGAAGGAGCTTGGATGGACGATTATCAATCGCGACGCCGTTTAAATAATAACGATATTCAAACACCTATTGCTTTTTTAACCTGTAATTTCTCTCCTCCTATCGATCTTACACAAACTCCGCTATTAACACATGAAGAAGTTTTAACCTTATTCCATGAGTTTGGTCATGGTTTACAACATATGTTGACTATAATTGATTATTCTGCTGTTTCAGGCATTAATGGGGTTGCTTGGGATGCAGTCGAATTACCAAGTCAATTTTTAGAGTATTTTGTTTGGGAAAAATTAGTTCTAGATCAAATCAGTAGCCATTACAAAACAGGTAAAACTTTACCTGAAACGCTGATTATTAAAATGCGTGAAGCCAAAAATTTTCAGGCTGGCCTTCAATTATTAAGACAACTAGAATTATCATTATTTGATTTTCGTGTGCATCTAGAATTTGATCCTGCCAAAGGTTATGAGCAAATCCAAGATTTACTCGATTCAATACGTAAGCAAATCGACATAATATCTATAGCAACATTCAATCGATTTCAGCATGGATTTTCACATATTTTTGCAGGTGGTTATGCTGCTGGATACTATAGTTATCTTTGGGCAGAAGTTTTGGCATGTGATGCGTTTGCTAAATTTCAAGAGGATGGAATCTTTAATGAAGAAACTGGGAAAGCTTTTTTACATACTATTTTAGAGCAAGGGGGAGCAATTGATGCTATCGAATTGTTTAAAAAATTCCGCGGTCGTGAACCAAAAATACAAGCTTTTTTAAAAAACTTAGACTTAAATTATTAG
- a CDS encoding c-type cytochrome, giving the protein MLNFRKILNIIVFIFTSDFMMPIYADFFDNSSIALEKRIAPIGKVKVASSEISPSLSLQVVEQDAHLGKTIFESKCILCHKNGIGGAPRLGNHSDWAPRIKKKFSLLLKHATMGYRAMPPKGACLECSISDLEVTIKYMLAQLPIYALHT; this is encoded by the coding sequence GTGCTAAATTTTAGAAAAATTTTAAATATAATTGTTTTTATTTTTACTTCTGATTTTATGATGCCTATTTATGCAGATTTTTTTGATAACTCTTCAATAGCACTTGAAAAGCGTATCGCTCCGATTGGAAAAGTCAAAGTAGCTTCTTCAGAAATAAGCCCCTCATTATCATTACAAGTTGTTGAACAAGATGCTCACTTGGGAAAAACTATATTCGAAAGTAAATGTATCTTGTGTCATAAAAATGGCATAGGCGGCGCACCGCGTTTAGGGAATCATTCGGATTGGGCGCCGCGCATCAAGAAAAAATTTTCACTCTTATTAAAACATGCAACAATGGGTTATCGAGCTATGCCACCTAAAGGGGCATGTTTAGAATGTTCAATATCCGATTTAGAAGTGACTATCAAATACATGTTAGCACAGCTACCTATCTATGCTCTTCATACTTGA
- the rfaD gene encoding ADP-glyceromanno-heptose 6-epimerase, with protein sequence MIVVTGGAGFIGSNLVKQLNLVYPDIPIVVVDDLTDGAKFRNIVDCSITDYLDQNEFLDKIKQNKIFSKLKAVFHQGACSVTTEWNGHYMMNNNYEYSKNLLQYCLAWKIPFIYASSAAVYGLGTVFKEELVYEKPVNVYAYSKYLFDQYVRSIFYDIKSQVVGLRYFNVYGPKESHKGSMASVVLHADKQLKSTGIINLFEGTDGYANGEQLRDFIYVDDVVAINLWFLKSKKSGIYNAGTGNCESFNTLAQAVIDFYGHGEIHYIPFPEHLRDCYQNFTQADLSKLRNAGYQGAFRNVANGVKDYLSMIHKNITV encoded by the coding sequence ATGATTGTCGTTACAGGTGGGGCAGGTTTTATTGGTAGCAATTTAGTTAAACAACTTAACCTGGTTTACCCTGATATACCGATTGTAGTCGTTGACGATCTAACAGATGGAGCTAAGTTCAGAAATATTGTGGATTGCTCGATTACTGACTATTTAGACCAAAATGAATTCTTAGATAAAATTAAGCAAAATAAGATTTTTTCTAAACTAAAAGCAGTTTTTCATCAAGGTGCTTGTTCCGTGACTACCGAATGGAATGGACACTATATGATGAATAATAATTATGAATATTCTAAAAATTTATTGCAGTACTGCTTGGCTTGGAAGATTCCTTTCATTTATGCTTCGAGTGCTGCCGTATATGGTTTGGGAACTGTTTTTAAAGAAGAATTAGTGTATGAAAAACCCGTAAATGTTTATGCTTATTCTAAATATTTATTTGATCAATATGTAAGAAGTATTTTTTATGATATAAAGAGTCAAGTTGTAGGTTTACGTTACTTTAATGTTTATGGTCCTAAAGAAAGCCATAAAGGTAGTATGGCCAGTGTGGTATTACATGCGGATAAACAACTTAAAAGTACAGGTATTATAAATTTATTCGAAGGAACGGATGGTTACGCTAATGGCGAACAACTTAGAGATTTTATCTATGTTGACGATGTTGTTGCTATTAATCTTTGGTTTTTAAAATCTAAAAAAAGTGGAATTTATAATGCAGGGACAGGAAATTGTGAAAGTTTTAATACACTCGCACAAGCAGTTATTGATTTTTATGGTCACGGAGAGATCCACTATATTCCATTCCCAGAACATTTGAGAGATTGTTATCAAAATTTTACTCAAGCTGATCTTTCAAAATTGCGTAATGCAGGTTATCAAGGAGCTTTTCGTAATGTTGCTAATGGGGTCAAAGATTATCTTTCTATGATACATAAAAATATTACCGTTTAA
- a CDS encoding FAD-binding oxidoreductase: MNWCEKCQSSFNGYPLECPERVSRPESYAELKPSQLISIARGSGGSYGDAALNAQGEIILTNRLDRFLEFDVYKGVLSVESGITLAKILELIVKQGWFLPVMPGTAEVSLGGCIATDIHGKNHWHAGSLGQHVLSLQLVIANGEKVNCSPKVMPELFWATIGGMGLTGIIGVVTLQLKRIETAYMKVQHRVAHNLEQVLGELGQEDDEFEYRVAWLDTLNRSFFHGVIMKAKHADLSELSIRQQKSAFSLSKYISFNCPYSLPCSLLYPKLIKLFNKVYYYHLTKKDQSFLQTYHDYFFPLDRIRNWPRLYGKKGFIQYQCVIPTKFAHSAINEILETLQKHKHPIYLAVLKHFGQENLAPLSFPLSGFTLALDIPLRNEKIFTCLDILDEIVIHAGGRIYLAKDARLKPEAFRKMYKRYLNWLRVKQYWDSHNRFSSSLSRRLKLGF; this comes from the coding sequence ATGAATTGGTGCGAAAAATGTCAATCTAGTTTTAATGGGTACCCTTTAGAATGTCCGGAGAGGGTATCACGCCCCGAAAGCTATGCGGAATTGAAACCTAGCCAATTAATTTCTATAGCGCGTGGTTCTGGGGGCAGTTATGGTGATGCTGCTTTAAATGCGCAAGGAGAGATCATTTTAACAAATCGTTTAGATCGTTTTCTCGAGTTTGATGTATATAAAGGGGTACTTTCGGTTGAATCAGGTATTACTTTAGCAAAAATATTGGAACTTATAGTTAAACAAGGTTGGTTTTTGCCCGTAATGCCTGGAACAGCAGAGGTTTCCTTAGGTGGGTGTATTGCTACAGATATACATGGAAAAAATCATTGGCATGCAGGTTCTTTGGGGCAACATGTTCTTAGTTTACAGCTTGTTATTGCTAATGGAGAAAAGGTAAATTGCTCACCTAAAGTTATGCCAGAATTATTTTGGGCTACTATAGGTGGTATGGGCTTAACAGGAATTATTGGTGTAGTGACTTTACAATTAAAGCGAATTGAAACAGCTTATATGAAAGTGCAACATCGAGTTGCACATAACCTGGAACAGGTATTAGGGGAGTTGGGTCAAGAGGATGATGAGTTTGAATATAGAGTAGCCTGGTTAGATACTTTAAATAGGTCATTTTTTCATGGCGTTATTATGAAGGCAAAACATGCAGACTTATCGGAACTATCTATTCGCCAACAAAAATCAGCTTTTTCACTTTCAAAATATATTTCTTTTAATTGTCCTTACTCACTTCCGTGTTCTCTTTTATATCCCAAATTGATAAAACTATTTAATAAAGTCTATTATTACCATTTGACTAAAAAGGATCAATCTTTTTTACAGACTTATCATGATTATTTTTTCCCATTGGATCGCATAAGAAATTGGCCTCGTTTGTATGGTAAGAAAGGTTTTATTCAATATCAATGCGTAATACCAACAAAATTTGCCCACTCTGCTATTAACGAAATATTAGAAACTTTACAGAAGCATAAACATCCTATTTATTTAGCTGTATTAAAACATTTTGGGCAAGAAAATTTAGCTCCATTATCATTTCCACTTTCAGGATTTACTTTAGCGCTTGATATCCCTCTTCGTAATGAAAAAATATTTACATGCTTAGATATTTTGGACGAAATAGTGATTCATGCGGGAGGAAGAATTTATTTGGCAAAAGATGCTCGTTTAAAACCAGAAGCGTTTCGTAAAATGTATAAACGATACCTAAACTGGTTGAGAGTCAAACAATATTGGGACTCACACAACAGGTTTAGTTCAAGTTTATCCAGGCGCTTGAAACTTGGTTTCTAA
- the atpB gene encoding F0F1 ATP synthase subunit A, translating into MNGEQTSANYVQHHLEHLNFNLKTLSFSDGGSFWNLNLDTFLLSAVLGIGFLILFRWVAATVSSSVPGKIQNFVEILVEFVDKTVKESFHGVSQLIAPLALTIFVWVFLMNFMDLLPVDLLPTVLSLFGVSHFRSVPTADPNTTFGMSIAVFILIIYYNLKIKGVKGLSKEMLVSPFGPYLFPINIIFRLLEEFVRPISLSLRLFGNLFAGELIFILVALLPWWLQWTFGGVWAVFHILIIAIQAFIFMMLTIVYLSMAHETHGQEQTH; encoded by the coding sequence ATGAATGGCGAACAAACCTCAGCAAATTATGTTCAGCATCATCTTGAACATCTTAACTTTAACCTGAAAACCTTAAGTTTTTCAGATGGAGGAAGTTTTTGGAATTTAAATCTCGATACCTTTTTGTTATCAGCTGTACTAGGTATAGGATTTTTAATTTTATTTCGCTGGGTAGCTGCCACTGTAAGCAGTAGTGTTCCAGGTAAAATCCAAAATTTTGTTGAGATTCTCGTAGAGTTTGTAGATAAAACTGTAAAAGAATCTTTTCACGGGGTTAGTCAATTGATTGCGCCTTTAGCGCTGACAATTTTTGTTTGGGTATTCTTAATGAATTTTATGGATTTACTGCCAGTTGATCTATTGCCGACAGTATTATCATTGTTTGGTGTCAGTCATTTTCGATCTGTGCCGACTGCTGATCCTAATACGACATTCGGCATGTCAATTGCGGTCTTTATTTTAATCATTTACTATAACTTAAAAATTAAAGGTGTGAAGGGACTCAGTAAAGAAATGCTGGTTTCCCCATTTGGTCCTTATCTTTTCCCCATCAATATTATTTTCCGGTTATTAGAAGAATTTGTACGACCTATTTCTTTATCGCTACGGTTATTCGGAAATTTATTTGCTGGAGAATTAATTTTTATTTTAGTGGCGTTATTACCATGGTGGTTACAGTGGACTTTTGGTGGTGTTTGGGCAGTGTTTCATATATTAATTATTGCGATTCAGGCATTTATCTTTATGATGCTAACTATAGTTTATTTAAGTATGGCGCATGAGACCCATGGCCAAGAACAAACACATTAA
- a CDS encoding class I fructose-bisphosphate aldolase: protein MATHELEGTIQRLTVPGKGILAADESQATITKRFSPLHIESTIENRRNYRELLFTTPDIEAFINGVILHEETLAQKTKEGLLFPDYLDNEGIVPGIKVDKGLISLNAEEKMTQGLDGLAERLLTYKNLGACFAKWRAVFSISSTLPSSLAVTANAQALARYASICQNNGIVPIVEPELLIDGDHSLSRCAEATEAVLYTVFEELHKHHILLECMILKPSMVIAGNQYIPQPNIAEVAAATLKILRQTVPAAVPSINFLSGGQTPEAATAHLNTMNKLQPSRHPWRLSFSYGRALQEPALKTWNGKAHNVKAAQRAFYKRAKLNAAACKGQYQSSMETEEKEAETNFA from the coding sequence ATGGCCACTCATGAGCTTGAAGGGACTATTCAACGATTAACTGTACCAGGAAAGGGGATTTTAGCGGCAGATGAAAGTCAAGCGACTATTACTAAACGATTTTCCCCCTTACATATAGAGTCAACCATAGAAAATCGTCGTAATTATCGCGAACTCCTTTTTACTACCCCTGATATTGAAGCATTTATCAATGGCGTTATCCTTCATGAAGAAACCTTAGCGCAAAAAACTAAAGAAGGATTGCTATTCCCGGATTATTTAGATAATGAAGGTATTGTACCTGGAATAAAGGTAGATAAAGGGCTCATTTCTTTAAATGCCGAAGAAAAAATGACTCAAGGCCTCGATGGTTTAGCAGAACGTCTTCTAACTTATAAAAATCTTGGCGCTTGTTTTGCCAAATGGAGAGCTGTTTTTTCAATATCTAGCACACTCCCTTCTTCTTTAGCCGTAACAGCTAATGCACAAGCCTTAGCTCGCTATGCATCTATTTGTCAAAACAATGGCATTGTCCCCATAGTAGAACCGGAATTATTAATAGACGGTGATCACAGCCTATCTCGCTGCGCTGAAGCAACAGAAGCTGTTCTTTATACCGTATTTGAAGAACTCCACAAGCACCATATTTTACTAGAATGTATGATACTAAAACCCAGTATGGTAATTGCTGGAAATCAATATATCCCACAACCTAATATCGCTGAAGTTGCAGCAGCAACTTTAAAGATATTACGTCAAACAGTTCCTGCAGCAGTACCTAGCATTAATTTTCTTTCTGGAGGTCAAACTCCAGAAGCCGCTACTGCTCATTTAAATACGATGAATAAACTACAACCTTCGCGTCATCCTTGGCGCTTAAGCTTTTCCTATGGTCGCGCTTTACAAGAACCTGCATTAAAAACTTGGAATGGCAAAGCGCATAATGTGAAAGCAGCACAGCGTGCCTTTTATAAACGCGCAAAACTCAATGCCGCTGCTTGCAAAGGTCAATATCAATCAAGTATGGAAACCGAAGAAAAAGAGGCGGAAACAAACTTTGCTTAA
- a CDS encoding ATP synthase subunit I, with amino-acid sequence MTCSRLAQLPGKVMQKMCHAGSIAFGGLLGLVVIFGNVFQGREVIKSLALGISLWLLPNCYFVIKIMRRLGQMSGRKLLNIFYRAELIKLFFSGIFFIMVVQLLSVNIPILLLAYLASQLVFWLLLIIKSDEGLV; translated from the coding sequence ATGACTTGTAGTAGGCTTGCCCAATTACCAGGTAAGGTGATGCAAAAAATGTGCCATGCGGGTTCCATAGCATTTGGCGGGTTACTAGGGCTAGTAGTTATTTTCGGGAATGTTTTTCAGGGGAGGGAGGTTATTAAATCTCTTGCACTGGGTATTTCCTTATGGTTACTTCCTAACTGTTATTTTGTGATTAAAATAATGCGTCGTTTAGGACAAATGTCTGGAAGAAAATTGCTCAATATTTTTTATCGAGCAGAATTAATAAAATTATTCTTCAGTGGAATTTTTTTTATAATGGTGGTTCAGTTATTATCAGTAAACATTCCGATCTTGTTGCTAGCTTATTTGGCCTCTCAGCTAGTATTTTGGCTATTGCTAATAATTAAAAGTGATGAAGGTTTAGTATGA
- the hldE gene encoding bifunctional D-glycero-beta-D-manno-heptose-7-phosphate kinase/D-glycero-beta-D-manno-heptose 1-phosphate adenylyltransferase HldE, producing MKIQVPSFKSIRALVVGDVMLDRYWSGDTSRISPEAPVPIVHVRSLDERPGGAGNVALNIAALGAQVDLLSFCGDDEAGNILEEKLSHAGVNCYLYKLPQSPTVTKLRILSLHQQLIRLDFEETPYQLNYTYLKQLFEQKIVQCDVVIFSDYAKGCLAQAQELIQLARKANKPVFVDPKSNNFIAYHGATVLTPNRREFEVVVGKCNSEQALLQKGKQLLKEHNFEALLVTRGEQGMTLIRDDQPEISLSAFAKQVYDVTGAGDTAIACLALTYAIQADLVHSAQLANIAASIVVGKIGAATVSPAELRRAIQIQQLSFHGGILTEDELKIVVADAKAHNEQIVMTGGCFDILHAGHVAYLEQAKRLGDRLIVAINDDNSVSSLKGSGRPINKLANRMAVLAGLSVVDWVVSFSEATPERLIKLLLPDIWVKGNDYQVNDLSEAKAIQEYGGQIKLVDLVRGCSTSAIISKIQEQERESS from the coding sequence ATGAAAATACAAGTTCCTTCATTTAAATCAATCCGTGCTTTAGTTGTAGGGGATGTCATGTTGGATCGTTATTGGTCTGGTGATACATCCCGAATTTCTCCAGAAGCGCCCGTACCGATAGTTCATGTAAGAAGTCTTGATGAGCGTCCAGGCGGCGCAGGAAACGTCGCGTTAAATATAGCCGCGCTAGGTGCGCAGGTCGATTTACTTAGTTTTTGTGGAGATGATGAGGCGGGTAATATACTTGAGGAAAAACTAAGTCATGCTGGGGTCAATTGTTATTTATACAAGCTACCACAATCACCTACAGTGACTAAGCTTCGTATACTCAGTCTGCACCAGCAATTGATACGGCTCGATTTTGAAGAGACACCTTATCAATTGAACTATACCTATCTAAAACAATTATTTGAGCAAAAAATTGTACAGTGTGATGTAGTCATATTTTCCGATTATGCCAAAGGATGTTTGGCTCAGGCTCAGGAGCTCATTCAATTAGCGCGAAAAGCAAATAAGCCCGTATTCGTTGATCCTAAGAGTAATAATTTTATTGCCTATCATGGTGCTACAGTGTTAACACCCAACCGGCGGGAATTTGAAGTAGTAGTAGGAAAATGTAATAGTGAGCAAGCTTTATTGCAAAAGGGTAAACAGCTTTTAAAAGAGCATAATTTTGAAGCGCTACTGGTGACACGAGGGGAACAGGGAATGACGTTAATTCGAGACGATCAACCCGAGATTTCCTTATCGGCTTTTGCTAAGCAAGTTTATGATGTTACAGGTGCAGGCGATACGGCAATAGCTTGTTTAGCGCTAACTTATGCGATACAAGCTGATTTAGTCCATTCAGCACAACTTGCCAATATTGCTGCAAGCATAGTCGTGGGAAAAATTGGAGCAGCTACAGTCAGTCCAGCCGAACTAAGGCGAGCGATACAAATTCAGCAGCTCTCCTTTCATGGTGGTATTTTGACTGAAGATGAACTTAAAATAGTTGTTGCAGATGCAAAAGCGCATAATGAACAAATAGTGATGACAGGAGGTTGTTTCGATATTTTACATGCGGGTCATGTCGCTTACTTAGAACAAGCAAAACGTTTAGGCGATCGATTAATCGTAGCGATTAATGATGATAATTCCGTATCAAGCTTAAAAGGTTCAGGAAGACCGATAAACAAATTAGCCAATCGAATGGCGGTATTAGCAGGATTGAGTGTAGTAGATTGGGTAGTATCATTTAGTGAAGCAACTCCAGAACGTCTTATTAAACTGTTATTGCCAGATATTTGGGTAAAGGGAAATGATTATCAAGTCAATGATCTTTCTGAAGCGAAAGCAATACAAGAATATGGTGGCCAGATAAAATTAGTTGATTTGGTCAGAGGATGCTCTACTAGTGCGATCATTTCAAAAATTCAAGAACAAGAAAGAGAATCTTCATGA